TAAAGTTACCATCGGCCTCGCCGCGCTTTCGATGATCGCCGCGCCAGGCACGGCGCAGGATCGTGACCGCAGCAAGATTCGCGCCTATGTCCCCGAGCTCAGCCACGGCCGGGTGCCTACCGAGGTCGCGCAGGATCCGGCCAACACGCTGACCTTTACGCTCGACAATGGCGGCATCATCGAGATCCAGTTGCGCCCCGATGCCGCGCCGCAGCATGTCTTTCGCATCCAGACGCTTGCCAGCCAGGGCTTCTATGACGGCCTGACCTTCCACCGTGTCATTCCCGGCTTCATGGCGCAGGGCGGCGACCCCTTGGGCAACGGTCAGGGCGGTTCGGAACTTCCCGATCTGCCGGCCGAATTTTCTACCCTGCCTCACCTTCGCGGCGTCTTCGCCATGGCCCGCGCCAATGACGAGAATAGCGCCAACAGCCAGTTCTACATCATGCTCGCCCCCAACTTCCGCCTCGACGAGAATTACACCGTCGTCGGGCGCGTGAAGCGCGGCATGAACACGGTCGACGCCATCAACCAGGGCGAGCCTCCGGCCAACCCGACCAAGATCGTCACCGCGCGTATCGGCGGCTCGCTGCCCGCTACGCCGGCCGTCGCCGCCACCACCGCCGAGACCGTCGAACAGCCCGAGGGCTAGGACCGCGATGAAAGTCGACGCCTTCGACTTCGAGCTTCCGCAAGACCGTATCGCGCTGCGCCCCGTGCGCCCGCGCGATGCGGCCCGGATGCTGTTCGTCCATGGCGATCGGATCGCCGACAAGGCCGTGCTCGACCTCCCCGATCTGCTGCGTCCCGAAGACTGCCTTGTCTT
The nucleotide sequence above comes from Sphingomicrobium arenosum. Encoded proteins:
- a CDS encoding peptidylprolyl isomerase, translating into MFKTIGKVTIGLAALSMIAAPGTAQDRDRSKIRAYVPELSHGRVPTEVAQDPANTLTFTLDNGGIIEIQLRPDAAPQHVFRIQTLASQGFYDGLTFHRVIPGFMAQGGDPLGNGQGGSELPDLPAEFSTLPHLRGVFAMARANDENSANSQFYIMLAPNFRLDENYTVVGRVKRGMNTVDAINQGEPPANPTKIVTARIGGSLPATPAVAATTAETVEQPEG